Genomic DNA from Halococcus saccharolyticus DSM 5350:
GCGGGATGCGGGGCTCGCCCAGTCGCTGTCGTTCCTGCCGTTCGTCGAGCTCGTCGACAGCGGGCAGGCCGCCGTCGCCGGCAGCATCTACACCGGTGCGCTCGGTTTCTTCCCGCTGATCGTGCTCACGCTGTTGATCGTCGCGGGCGCGCGGATCCTGGTGCGCGGCGGCGGGTTCGCAGTGATCCAGGACTGGCTGCTTGAGACGTTCGCCACGACCGTGCGACGGGCCGAACTCACGATGGTGCTCGGGACCGCGGGCGTCAACTCCATGATCACGATCAACACCGCCGCCGAGATCGCGATCGCGCCGTACATCGCGCGGATCGGCGAGCGATTCAACATCAACGCCTACCGCCGCGCGAACATTCTCGACGCGAACACCTCCGCGCTCGGCTACATCTTCCCGTGGGGCGGCGGCGTCCTCGCGGGCTACTCCGCGATGGTGGGCCTCCCCGACCAGTACGAGTGGTTCACCCAGTCGATGGTCGTCAACCCCATCGACGTCTGGCCGTTCGTCTTCCACGGCTGGCTGCTCTTTTTCGTCTTCATCGCCTCGGCGCTGACCGGGTTCGGGCTCGAATACGTTGCTGACCGCGAGTCGTCGGAGGTGGCACGGGTATGAGCCGACTGAGTGCGCTGTTCGAAGGGGTGCAGTTTCGAACGAACAGGCCGACGTTCGAGCCGGGCGAGGAGATCGCAGCGTTCGTCACCGGCTACGAGAACGGAAATGGTGTCGTGCGGATCGGCGATACGGTGCTCCACCTCACCGACGCCACACCCGATCTCGTCGATACCCAGGTTCGGCTCCGTGTCGAGGGGTTCGACGACAACGATCACGTCGGGCGTGCGACCGTGCTCGACGAAATCGGCGACAGTTCGTTCTGACTCGTCGTTTTCGAACCCTCGTCTCGAAGGAAAGCCCGGCACGCGAGCAGTCCTGACGTCCGCTACTCGCCGGGCGTGAACGCCTCGTTGTACGCCACACAGTCGTGGAGGCCGTTTTGGTCGAATCGTTTGATATGGCCACCGACGACGTACAGCGTTCCATCGATCACGCCCGACGTGGCTCCACCCCGGCGGTGACTGGGTCGGGGTAGATCGGTTACGAACGAGTCGCTCGCGGGGTCGTAGCGGTGGGCGACCGTTTCGTAGCGGTCGATCGTCGGCTCACCCTCCCAGAACATGCCGTTGGTAAGATACGCCCGATTGCCGATCACGGGATCGCCGTGGGTGGCGTAGGTGCCGGCCCGCGGCATGGGCGTCGCGCGCTCGAACGAGCCGCTGGCGACGTCGTACCGGAAGTTCGAGTCCGTCGGGCCGGTGGTTCCCGACAGTCCGCCGATGACGTGGACGTACTGTCGACCGTCGGCTTCGAGCAGCGCGACCGTGGGCCAGCGTTTCGCTTCGGGCATCCGTGCGAGATCCGGATCCGCG
This window encodes:
- a CDS encoding DUF7513 family protein yields the protein MSRLSALFEGVQFRTNRPTFEPGEEIAAFVTGYENGNGVVRIGDTVLHLTDATPDLVDTQVRLRVEGFDDNDHVGRATVLDEIGDSSF